From Dehalococcoidia bacterium, a single genomic window includes:
- a CDS encoding ATP-dependent Clp protease proteolytic subunit — translation MKPKLEVPRAIIPYVIEQGPRGERAFDIFSLLLKERIVFLGWPIDDQIANLIICQLLYLEREDPDKDIYLYINSPGGVISSGLAIYDTMQLVKCDVSTICVGECASMATVLLAAGAKGKRYALPHSTIHMHQAHGGATGRAADVEVIAKEVIRRNELIRRILAYHTGQPIEKIAHDTDREFFMDAYQAKEYGIIDEVLVSPKVPVEASGGGKS, via the coding sequence ATGAAGCCCAAGCTAGAGGTGCCCAGAGCCATCATACCTTACGTCATCGAACAAGGCCCCCGGGGGGAGAGGGCCTTCGACATCTTCTCCCTCCTCCTCAAGGAGCGCATCGTGTTCCTGGGCTGGCCCATCGATGACCAGATAGCCAACCTCATCATCTGCCAGCTCCTGTACCTAGAGCGGGAAGACCCGGATAAGGACATTTACCTGTACATCAACTCCCCTGGTGGCGTCATCAGCTCCGGCCTAGCCATTTACGACACGATGCAGCTGGTGAAGTGCGATGTGAGCACCATCTGTGTGGGGGAGTGCGCCAGCATGGCCACCGTGTTGCTGGCGGCAGGAGCTAAAGGCAAGCGCTACGCCCTGCCCCATTCCACCATCCACATGCACCAGGCCCACGGCGGCGCCACTGGCCGGGCGGCCGATGTGGAGGTCATCGCTAAAGAGGTCATCCGCCGCAACGAGCTCATCCGCCGTATCCTGGCCTACCACACCGGCCAGCCCATCGAGAAGATCGCCCACGACACCGACCGGGAGTTCTTCATGGACGCCTATCAAGCCAAGGAGTACGGCATCATCGACGAGGTGCTGGTTAGCCCTAAGGTGCCCGTGGAGGCCTCCGGGGGAGGCAAGAGTTAG
- the tig gene encoding trigger factor: MLKVTAQHTEDCQAIVRIEVDEQRLEHYLQKAYHRLVKRTEVPGFRRGKAPRPMLERYLGRHRLLHEALDILVPEVVQEALREQGIEPYDRPLVEVVQEEPPIIQATVPLTPQVDLGDYLSLRLPQEEVTVDPAEVEAALQELRHRYALRQPVDLPARWGDIVRLDVRGLVDGRPVLTEEDIEVQLREGHELLVPGLAHHIIGLRKGEERTFTLTIPQDWPRRSIAGRQASFTVRIHEVKEEELPPLDDDFARQVGEGFPTLEALRRRLEEDIRQQKEEEASRRRREQAVDLLVESAPVLRFPPVLLEEEIERLLEEEARALGRDVDRYIQEMRRSPAQRRQELEERARRRLCRSLALSRLAELENIQVTTEEVAAEIERLTAGPHGAQLRPILQTPRGMESVRRSLLTRKTIDRLMEIVSGKAQPEGGEGT; this comes from the coding sequence ATGCTGAAGGTCACCGCGCAACATACCGAGGACTGCCAGGCCATAGTCCGCATCGAAGTGGATGAGCAACGCCTGGAGCATTACTTGCAAAAGGCCTATCACCGGCTGGTGAAGCGGACAGAGGTGCCAGGCTTTCGGCGCGGCAAGGCACCAAGGCCCATGCTGGAACGGTACCTGGGGCGTCACCGCCTACTACACGAGGCCCTGGACATATTGGTGCCCGAGGTGGTGCAGGAGGCCCTACGGGAACAGGGCATCGAGCCCTACGACCGACCTCTGGTGGAGGTAGTCCAGGAGGAGCCGCCCATTATCCAGGCCACTGTCCCCCTGACCCCCCAGGTGGACTTGGGCGACTACCTTAGTCTGCGCCTGCCTCAGGAGGAGGTGACGGTAGACCCGGCGGAGGTGGAGGCCGCCCTGCAAGAGCTACGCCACCGTTATGCCCTTCGCCAGCCAGTGGACCTCCCTGCTCGCTGGGGGGATATCGTCCGGTTGGATGTGCGGGGCCTTGTGGACGGACGCCCCGTCCTGACAGAGGAGGACATAGAGGTGCAGCTGCGGGAGGGGCATGAGCTTCTGGTGCCTGGGCTGGCCCATCACATCATTGGCCTCCGCAAAGGAGAGGAGCGGACCTTCACGCTGACCATACCCCAGGACTGGCCAAGGAGGTCGATTGCAGGACGCCAGGCGTCCTTCACTGTCCGCATCCACGAGGTGAAGGAGGAGGAGCTGCCGCCCCTGGACGACGACTTCGCGCGCCAGGTCGGGGAGGGCTTCCCCACCCTGGAGGCCCTGCGCCGTCGTCTGGAGGAGGACATCCGCCAGCAAAAGGAGGAGGAGGCCTCTCGTCGCCGCCGCGAGCAGGCAGTGGACCTGCTGGTGGAATCGGCCCCCGTTTTGCGGTTCCCCCCTGTGCTGCTGGAGGAGGAGATAGAGCGCCTCTTGGAGGAAGAGGCCAGGGCCCTTGGGAGAGATGTGGACCGCTACATCCAAGAGATGCGCCGCTCCCCTGCCCAGCGGCGTCAGGAGCTGGAGGAGAGGGCAAGAAGGCGACTTTGCCGCTCCTTGGCCCTCTCCCGCCTGGCAGAGCTGGAGAATATACAGGTAACCACCGAGGAGGTGGCAGCAGAGATAGAGCGACTCACCGCCGGCCCTCATGGCGCCCAGCTAAGGCCCATCCTCCAGACCCCACGGGGCATGGAATCGGTGCGCCGCTCCCTCCTCACCCGCAAGACCATCGACCGCCTAATGGAGATCGTCAGTGGCAAGGCCCAACCGGAAGGAGGAGAAGGAACATGA
- a CDS encoding ABC transporter permease: MPTPGTWRRLLRRRLAVASLAIILLIYGAGLLAPWIAPHSFREIDLGNTFAGPSLEHPLGTDRLGRDVLSRLMWSAQTTVIVSASALVLGGLVWGTGLGLLAGYLGGRVDNIIMRLGDILFSLPDILLLLIITATVRPRVTDFFRDVERWTGLGGIVESGAPDYILVFAALSLFGWVGMARIVRSQVLALRESDYVLAARALGASSLHIILRHLLPNVSHLMVVAATQLLGTAAGAEVVLSFLGIGIQPPHPSFGSMIFEAAGPRNMLAHPNLIFAPAAVVGGLLMAFSFLGDALNDVLSPRRR; the protein is encoded by the coding sequence GTGCCGACCCCAGGAACCTGGCGCCGGCTCTTGCGCCGCCGGCTAGCGGTGGCCTCCCTGGCCATCATCCTCCTTATATATGGAGCGGGGCTCTTGGCGCCATGGATAGCACCCCACAGCTTCCGCGAGATCGACCTAGGGAACACCTTCGCCGGGCCCAGCCTGGAGCACCCCTTGGGCACCGACCGTCTGGGCCGGGACGTCCTCAGCCGCCTCATGTGGTCGGCCCAGACCACCGTCATCGTCAGCGCTTCCGCCCTGGTATTGGGAGGCCTCGTCTGGGGGACGGGGCTAGGCCTGTTGGCCGGCTATTTGGGGGGACGGGTGGACAACATCATCATGCGGCTGGGTGACATCCTCTTCTCACTGCCCGATATCCTTTTACTCCTCATCATCACGGCCACCGTGCGTCCGCGGGTGACGGACTTCTTTCGCGATGTGGAGCGTTGGACTGGGCTTGGGGGCATTGTGGAGTCGGGTGCACCCGATTATATCCTGGTCTTCGCCGCCCTCTCCCTCTTCGGGTGGGTGGGGATGGCACGCATCGTGCGCTCCCAGGTCTTGGCTCTGCGGGAGAGCGACTACGTCCTGGCGGCGCGGGCTCTGGGGGCGTCTTCCCTCCACATCATCCTCCGCCACCTCTTGCCCAACGTCTCCCACCTCATGGTGGTGGCTGCCACCCAGCTCTTGGGCACGGCAGCGGGGGCGGAGGTGGTCCTCTCCTTCCTGGGCATAGGCATCCAGCCCCCTCACCCCAGCTTCGGCAGCATGATCTTCGAGGCTGCCGGACCGCGCAACATGCTGGCTCATCCCAACCTCATCTTCGCCCCGGCAGCAGTGGTGGGGGGCCTGCTGATGGCCTTCAGCTTCCTGGGAGACGCCCTGAATGATGTGCTGTCCCCTCGTCGGCGCTGA
- a CDS encoding ABC transporter permease has protein sequence MGRDQLWSYILRRLLWVPFILLTVSLVTFALGRFGPGDPVRVLAGQRADPETIQRIRQERGLDDNFFVQYARYLRGIFRGDLGISFKYYGLPVTEVVLPRLWVTFQYNLAALVLVFALGIPAGVWAATQQGTWRDPLIMGTLLALAALPAVLVVPLLQYVFSLRLGWLPTGGWEVREFFGWLEVGLFSKTIVLPMLALGLPGAAGVARLTRAQTLEVLGEDYVRTARAKGLGERMVLMRHVLRNALLPLVTLMGFAMAALLSGSIILETMLGIPGIGSYAFEAVFARDYDGIMAVVLMGATAFVVANLVVDVTYAFIDPRVRLGGSPQA, from the coding sequence ATGGGCCGTGACCAGTTATGGTCCTACATCTTGCGGCGCCTGCTGTGGGTGCCCTTCATCCTCCTGACGGTCAGCCTGGTCACCTTCGCCCTAGGGCGCTTTGGCCCTGGCGACCCCGTGCGGGTGCTGGCAGGCCAGCGGGCCGATCCGGAGACCATCCAACGCATCCGCCAAGAGCGGGGCCTAGACGATAACTTCTTCGTCCAGTACGCGCGCTACCTCAGGGGCATCTTTCGGGGGGACCTGGGCATCAGCTTCAAGTATTACGGCCTGCCGGTGACGGAGGTGGTGCTGCCTCGCCTCTGGGTGACATTCCAGTACAACCTAGCTGCCCTTGTCCTCGTCTTCGCCTTAGGCATCCCGGCCGGGGTATGGGCGGCCACCCAGCAGGGGACATGGCGCGACCCTCTTATTATGGGCACCCTCCTGGCCCTGGCCGCCCTGCCCGCTGTGCTAGTGGTGCCCCTGCTGCAGTACGTCTTCTCCCTGCGCCTGGGATGGCTCCCCACGGGGGGTTGGGAGGTCAGGGAGTTCTTCGGGTGGCTAGAGGTGGGGCTCTTCAGCAAGACCATCGTCCTGCCCATGCTGGCCTTGGGCCTGCCTGGGGCAGCGGGCGTAGCCCGCCTCACCCGCGCCCAGACCCTGGAGGTGTTGGGAGAGGACTATGTGCGCACCGCCAGGGCCAAGGGCCTGGGGGAACGGATGGTGCTCATGAGGCACGTCCTGCGCAATGCCCTCCTGCCCTTAGTGACCCTCATGGGGTTCGCCATGGCCGCCCTCCTCTCCGGCTCCATCATCCTGGAGACGATGTTAGGGATCCCAGGCATCGGGTCCTATGCCTTTGAGGCCGTGTTCGCCCGTGATTATGACGGCATCATGGCCGTCGTCCTCATGGGGGCCACCGCCTTCGTGGTGGCCAACCTGGTGGTGGACGTCACGTACGCCTTCATCGACCCCCGCGTGCGGCTGGGTGGGAGTCCACAGGCGTGA
- a CDS encoding peptide ABC transporter substrate-binding protein, whose product MNQERRLTFVLLAAAALAVLVAAGVITVFIGRGGGGRPSSQQALPQRVAGELRLFGPDPITFDPALAADVASATYIVEIFSGLVTFDKDLNIVPDIAERWEVSSDGRTYTFRLRRGVLFHDGSRMVTAHDFKYSMERALNPRTGSTVALTYLGDIVGARDFARGRAQEVTGIKVIDDFTLQITIDAPKSYFLAKLTYPTAYVVKREQVEGNPRGWTRQPIGTGPFKLREWRLGERIVLEPNPDYYLEPKPALSRITFLLAGGSPLTMYENGEVDVAPVGINDIERVRDPRDSLNKEMKQVAELATYYVGFNTRRPPFNDPRVRRALAMAIDKDALARVVLREMAVPAKGILPPGIPGHNPDIQGLPFDPQEARKLLMEAGGPEILRDASLLVSGVGGTPGPVIEAIQAMWEQHLGVRPQVQQVEFATFLQQVDRRQFDMMTLGWIADYLDPEDFLDILFHSQSPDNRTGYANPEVDRLLEQARTMPTDTEEARQARLRIYQQAEQIIVQDSPWIPLLHPRSAYVVKPYVQGYFVPPLVMEHLRYVRLER is encoded by the coding sequence GTGAACCAGGAGCGACGCCTCACCTTCGTCCTGCTGGCCGCCGCTGCTCTAGCCGTATTGGTGGCCGCCGGGGTTATCACCGTCTTCATCGGCCGCGGCGGGGGCGGGCGTCCTTCCTCACAACAGGCCCTGCCGCAGCGAGTGGCTGGGGAGCTGCGCCTCTTTGGGCCCGATCCCATCACCTTCGACCCGGCCCTGGCCGCCGATGTGGCCTCTGCCACCTATATCGTGGAGATATTCAGTGGACTGGTAACCTTCGACAAGGATCTGAACATCGTCCCCGACATCGCTGAGCGGTGGGAGGTGAGCTCCGACGGCCGCACCTATACCTTCCGCCTGCGACGTGGCGTTCTCTTCCACGATGGCAGCCGCATGGTCACCGCTCACGACTTCAAGTACTCCATGGAGCGGGCCCTAAACCCCCGCACCGGCTCCACCGTTGCCCTCACCTACTTGGGGGACATCGTGGGGGCCAGGGACTTCGCCCGGGGGCGGGCCCAGGAGGTGACGGGCATAAAGGTCATCGACGACTTCACCCTACAGATCACCATCGACGCCCCCAAGAGCTACTTCTTGGCCAAGCTCACCTACCCCACCGCCTACGTGGTGAAACGGGAACAGGTGGAGGGCAACCCCCGCGGATGGACACGCCAGCCCATCGGCACCGGCCCCTTCAAGCTCAGGGAGTGGCGCCTGGGGGAGCGCATCGTCTTGGAGCCCAACCCCGACTACTACTTGGAGCCCAAGCCTGCCCTATCCCGTATCACCTTTCTCCTGGCCGGCGGCTCCCCTCTCACCATGTATGAGAACGGGGAGGTGGACGTGGCCCCTGTGGGCATCAACGACATAGAGAGGGTGCGCGACCCTCGCGACTCCCTTAATAAGGAGATGAAACAGGTAGCAGAGCTGGCTACTTACTACGTGGGCTTCAACACCCGTCGCCCCCCCTTCAATGACCCCCGCGTGCGCCGGGCCTTGGCCATGGCCATAGATAAGGATGCCCTGGCGCGGGTGGTCCTGCGGGAGATGGCGGTGCCAGCCAAGGGCATCCTGCCCCCTGGCATCCCAGGCCACAACCCCGACATTCAGGGCCTGCCCTTTGACCCCCAAGAGGCCCGCAAGCTCCTTATGGAGGCGGGAGGGCCAGAGATCCTGCGGGATGCGAGCCTCCTTGTCTCGGGCGTGGGGGGGACACCAGGGCCCGTCATCGAGGCCATACAGGCCATGTGGGAGCAGCACCTGGGGGTGCGGCCCCAGGTCCAGCAGGTGGAGTTCGCCACCTTCCTCCAGCAGGTCGATCGCCGCCAGTTCGATATGATGACCCTGGGCTGGATCGCCGATTATCTGGACCCGGAGGATTTCCTGGACATCCTTTTCCACAGCCAGAGCCCAGACAACCGCACCGGCTACGCCAACCCCGAGGTGGACAGGCTCCTGGAGCAGGCCCGCACCATGCCCACCGATACCGAGGAGGCTCGCCAGGCCCGCCTCCGCATATACCAGCAAGCGGAGCAGATCATCGTCCAGGACTCCCCCTGGATCCCCTTGCTACATCCCCGCTCCGCCTATGTGGTGAAGCCCTATGTGCAGGGCTACTTCGTGCCCCCGTTGGTCATGGAGCACCTGAGGTACGTGAGGCTCGAGCGCTAG
- the aspS gene encoding aspartate--tRNA ligase codes for MLKSHACGELRRHHVGQEVTLAGWVHRRRDHGGLIFIDLRDHEGIVQVVFHPHEGPDAFPVGDAARQEYVLQVQGVVALRPPGTENPRLPTGEIEVRARRATILNSSRTPPFYVNEETEVEELLRLKYRYLDLRREGLHQRIVLRHKVSQFIRRFLSDRGFIEIETPILTVPTPEGARDYLVPSRLHPGRFYALPQSPQQHKQILMVAGFERYFQLARCFRDEDLRADRQPEFTQLDLEWSFAEEEDILSLIEDLMCALVAAFRPELKVTRPFPRIPYDEALRRFGTDKPDIRYGLELVDFSDLLQECQFAIFRQVLAQGGQVRGLCLPQGADLSRKQVEDLAKLVQGLGAKGLVTFAILGAADALGPDDFRSPVAKYFRPQEVAAMARRAGARPGDMLLLVADLPHVINRSLDGLRRHLAHTRGLADPQTLAFCFVVDFPLLEWDEEDRRWYAVHHPFTSPKEEDIPLLQRDPGRVRARSYDLVCNGWELGGGSIRIHRRELQEEMFRLLGMGPEEAWARFGHLLEALDYGAPPHGGIALGLDRLVALLCGQDDIREVIAFPKTKSATDPLTGAPAPVGPAQLEELHICVRQEEEVS; via the coding sequence ATGCTAAAGAGCCACGCCTGCGGGGAGCTCAGGCGTCACCACGTGGGCCAAGAGGTGACGTTGGCCGGCTGGGTGCACCGACGCCGCGACCATGGAGGGCTCATCTTCATCGACCTGCGGGACCATGAGGGCATCGTGCAGGTGGTGTTCCATCCCCACGAGGGGCCAGATGCCTTCCCGGTGGGTGACGCTGCCCGCCAAGAGTACGTGCTGCAGGTGCAGGGGGTGGTGGCCCTGCGCCCCCCGGGCACCGAAAACCCCCGCCTGCCCACAGGCGAGATAGAGGTGCGGGCCCGCCGCGCCACCATCCTAAACTCCTCCCGCACCCCTCCCTTCTACGTCAACGAGGAGACGGAGGTGGAGGAGCTATTGCGCCTCAAATACCGCTACCTAGACCTGAGGCGCGAGGGTCTCCATCAGCGCATAGTCCTCCGCCACAAGGTATCCCAGTTCATCCGCCGCTTCCTGTCGGACAGGGGGTTCATCGAGATCGAGACCCCCATCCTGACCGTCCCCACCCCCGAGGGGGCCCGCGACTACTTGGTGCCATCCCGCCTCCATCCGGGGCGCTTTTACGCCCTGCCCCAGTCGCCCCAGCAGCACAAACAGATCCTCATGGTAGCCGGCTTCGAGCGCTACTTCCAATTGGCCCGCTGCTTCCGTGACGAGGACCTACGAGCCGACCGCCAGCCTGAGTTCACCCAACTGGACCTGGAGTGGAGCTTCGCTGAGGAGGAGGACATCCTTTCCCTTATAGAAGACCTCATGTGTGCCCTGGTAGCAGCCTTCCGTCCTGAATTGAAGGTGACCCGCCCCTTCCCCCGCATTCCCTATGATGAGGCGCTACGGCGCTTCGGTACCGATAAGCCTGACATCCGCTATGGCCTGGAGCTTGTGGACTTCTCCGACCTCCTGCAAGAGTGCCAGTTCGCCATCTTTCGCCAGGTGCTGGCCCAGGGAGGGCAAGTAAGGGGCCTCTGTCTCCCCCAGGGGGCGGACCTGAGCCGCAAGCAGGTGGAAGACCTGGCCAAGCTAGTGCAAGGGTTGGGGGCCAAGGGCCTGGTCACCTTCGCCATCCTGGGGGCGGCCGATGCCCTCGGGCCCGACGACTTCCGTTCGCCTGTGGCCAAGTACTTCCGACCTCAGGAGGTGGCCGCCATGGCCCGCCGGGCAGGCGCCCGCCCCGGGGATATGCTCCTGCTCGTGGCCGACCTGCCCCACGTGATCAATAGGTCTCTGGACGGCCTCCGCCGCCACCTGGCCCACACCCGTGGGCTGGCCGACCCTCAAACCTTGGCCTTCTGCTTCGTGGTGGACTTTCCCCTCCTGGAGTGGGACGAGGAAGATAGACGGTGGTACGCCGTCCACCACCCCTTCACCTCGCCCAAGGAGGAAGACATACCCCTGCTGCAGAGGGACCCCGGGAGAGTGCGCGCCCGCTCCTATGACCTGGTCTGCAACGGATGGGAGCTGGGTGGCGGCTCCATCCGAATACATAGGCGAGAGCTGCAGGAGGAGATGTTCCGCCTCCTGGGCATGGGGCCGGAGGAGGCGTGGGCCCGTTTTGGCCACCTCCTGGAGGCCTTGGACTATGGCGCGCCCCCTCACGGTGGCATCGCCCTAGGCCTTGACCGCCTGGTGGCCCTTCTCTGCGGCCAGGACGACATCCGTGAGGTGATCGCCTTCCCCAAGACCAAGTCGGCCACCGACCCCCTTACAGGGGCACCAGCACCGGTGGGCCCCGCACAGCTGGAGGAGCTCCATATATGCGTGCGACAAGAGGAGGAGGTAAGCTGA
- the hemW gene encoding radical SAM family heme chaperone HemW: protein MDVHSTISLYIHIPFCEQKCGYCDFNSYAGLEGLMVPYVEALCRELAIWSGALGRPQVATVYFGGGTPSLLPLPLLEQVMEAVQDGFRCDGLREVSLEANPGTVDLAYLKGLRALGINRLSLGVQSFHDDELRFLGRLHSARQAQEAYAWARKAGFDNVNLDLIFGIPGQGLPRWRRNLRKAITLAPEHLSLYALTVEEGTPLAHQVARGDVPAPDPDLQGEMYEWAQGAMAQAGYEHYEISNWALPGRRCLHNLSYWRMLPYLGVGAGAHSCLWDGERYYRFWNVYSPRRYVRAVGGACPDSPSPLRTFLGRLPFVGGVDEGGPRQALAEAVILGLRLLEGVDMGQIQSRFGQDLRESYGATIDELSSLGLLLVEDHRLRLTQRGLLLANEVMARFL, encoded by the coding sequence ATGGACGTGCACAGCACCATTTCTTTATACATTCACATCCCCTTCTGTGAGCAGAAGTGCGGATACTGCGACTTTAACTCGTACGCTGGCCTAGAGGGGCTCATGGTCCCATATGTGGAGGCCCTGTGCCGCGAGCTGGCCATCTGGTCCGGCGCTCTAGGCCGGCCGCAGGTGGCGACCGTCTACTTCGGCGGCGGCACCCCTAGCCTCCTTCCCCTTCCCCTTTTAGAGCAGGTGATGGAGGCGGTGCAGGATGGTTTCCGGTGTGATGGCCTGCGAGAGGTATCCCTGGAGGCCAACCCGGGGACGGTAGACCTGGCTTATCTAAAGGGGTTGAGGGCGCTGGGGATTAATCGCCTCAGTCTTGGGGTCCAGAGCTTCCATGACGATGAGCTACGGTTCCTTGGCCGTCTCCACTCAGCGAGACAGGCCCAGGAGGCCTACGCCTGGGCCCGCAAGGCCGGCTTTGACAACGTAAACCTGGACCTTATCTTCGGCATCCCTGGCCAGGGCCTGCCTCGCTGGCGTAGGAACCTCCGTAAGGCCATAACCCTGGCGCCCGAGCACCTCTCCCTCTATGCCCTAACGGTGGAGGAGGGGACGCCCCTTGCCCACCAGGTGGCTAGGGGGGATGTTCCCGCCCCAGACCCTGACCTCCAGGGAGAGATGTACGAGTGGGCGCAGGGGGCTATGGCCCAGGCGGGGTACGAGCATTATGAGATCTCCAACTGGGCCTTGCCGGGGCGCCGATGTCTCCACAACCTCTCCTATTGGCGTATGCTCCCATATCTTGGGGTGGGCGCGGGTGCCCATTCCTGCCTTTGGGATGGGGAGCGCTATTACCGCTTCTGGAACGTCTACTCCCCCCGCAGGTATGTGAGGGCCGTGGGCGGGGCCTGCCCAGATTCCCCCTCCCCTTTGCGAACGTTTCTGGGCCGCCTGCCCTTCGTGGGAGGGGTGGACGAGGGAGGGCCGCGGCAGGCCCTGGCTGAGGCGGTGATACTAGGCCTGCGCCTCCTAGAGGGGGTGGACATGGGCCAGATCCAGAGCCGTTTTGGCCAAGACCTCCGGGAGAGTTACGGCGCTACCATAGATGAGCTCTCATCCCTGGGCCTCTTGCTGGTGGAAGACCACCGCCTGCGCCTCACCCAGCGCGGGCTTCTCTTAGCCAACGAGGTGATGGCGCGCTTCCTCTGA
- a CDS encoding histone deacetylase, whose translation MTQVGYVYDPLYLEHQSPGHPEGPERLEAIMERLEEAGLLKRMVAIPARDASTRYLEMVHSWELVAQVRAKGDEGGGWLDPDTYVSPASYHAAVRAVGGCLAALDAIVDGTVDSAFCLVRPPGHHATPTKAMGFCLFNNVAVAAKVALEEKGMERVAIVDFDVHHGNGTQDAFYSEPRVLFFSTHQYPFYPGTGYWGEMGEGEGRGTTINVPLPRGCRHQEYLRVYEEVCVPALRRFRPQLVLVSAGFDAHFADPLANMLLSCRSYYQLASILKEVALELCQGRIMFVLEGGYHLTALAWSVQACIEALLGLDFTPDPLGDGPNVPGPDIGVVLAAVKRAHSL comes from the coding sequence ATGACCCAGGTGGGCTACGTCTACGACCCCCTTTACCTGGAGCACCAGAGCCCGGGCCATCCCGAGGGGCCCGAGCGGTTGGAGGCCATCATGGAGCGGCTGGAGGAGGCGGGTCTCCTTAAGCGCATGGTGGCCATCCCCGCCCGCGATGCCTCCACACGTTACCTGGAGATGGTTCACTCTTGGGAGCTGGTGGCCCAGGTGCGGGCCAAGGGGGATGAGGGCGGCGGCTGGCTGGACCCCGACACCTACGTCAGCCCCGCCTCCTACCACGCAGCCGTAAGGGCCGTGGGCGGCTGCCTGGCAGCCCTGGACGCCATCGTGGACGGGACGGTGGACTCCGCCTTCTGCCTGGTGCGACCACCAGGTCACCACGCCACCCCCACTAAGGCCATGGGCTTCTGCCTATTCAACAACGTAGCCGTGGCCGCTAAGGTGGCCCTAGAGGAGAAAGGGATGGAGAGGGTGGCCATCGTGGACTTCGACGTCCATCACGGCAACGGCACCCAGGACGCCTTTTATTCCGAGCCTCGCGTCCTCTTCTTCTCCACCCACCAGTACCCCTTTTACCCCGGCACCGGCTACTGGGGGGAGATGGGGGAGGGGGAAGGCCGGGGCACCACCATCAACGTCCCCTTGCCCCGGGGGTGCCGGCACCAAGAGTATCTGCGCGTCTACGAGGAGGTGTGTGTCCCGGCCTTGCGGCGCTTCCGCCCCCAGTTAGTGCTGGTCTCCGCCGGGTTCGACGCCCACTTCGCCGATCCTCTGGCCAACATGCTCCTCTCCTGCCGCAGCTACTATCAGCTGGCGTCCATTCTGAAGGAGGTGGCCTTGGAGCTATGCCAGGGGCGTATCATGTTCGTCCTGGAGGGTGGGTACCATCTGACTGCCTTGGCCTGGTCCGTTCAGGCGTGTATTGAGGCCCTTTTGGGACTGGACTTCACCCCCGACCCCTTGGGCGATGGCCCCAACGTCCCCGGTCCCGATATAGGGGTTGTCCTCGCGGCCGTGAAGAGGGCCCACTCCCTCTAA